One Hordeum vulgare subsp. vulgare chromosome 4H, MorexV3_pseudomolecules_assembly, whole genome shotgun sequence DNA window includes the following coding sequences:
- the LOC123449966 gene encoding tubulin beta-2 chain: MREILHIQGGQCGNQIGAKFWEVVCAEHGIDPTGRYAGDTDLQLERVNVYYNEASCGRFVPRAVLMDLEPGTMDSVRSGPYGGIFRPDNFVFGQSGAGNNWAKGHYTEGAELIDSVLDVVRKEAENCDCLQGFQVCHSLGGGTGSGMGTLLISKIREEYPDRMMLTFSVFPSPKVSDTVVEPYNATLSVHQLVENADECMVLDNEALYDICFRTLKLTTPSFGDLNHLISATMSGVTCCLRFPGQLNSDLRKLAVNLIPFPRLHFFMVGFAPLTSRGSQQYRALTVPELTQQMWDAKNMMCAADPRHGRYLTASAMFRGKMSTKEVDEQMLNVQNKNSSYFVEWIPNNVKSTVCDIPPTGLKMASTFIGNSTSIQEMFRRVSEQFTAMFRRKAFLHWYTGEGMDEMEFTEAESNMNDLVSEYQQYQDATADEEGEYEDEEDDADLQD; this comes from the exons ATGAGGGAGATCCTGCACATCCAGGGCGGGCAGTGCGGGAACCAGATCGGGGCCAAGTTCTGGGAGGTGGTGTGCGCGGAGCACGGGATCGACCCCACCGGCCGCTACGCCGGCGACACCGACCTGCAGCTCGAGCGCGTCAACGTCTACTACAACGAGGCCTCCTGCGGCCGCTTCGTGCCCCGCGCCGTCCTCATGGACCTCGAGCCCGGCACCATGGACTCCGTCCGCTCCGGCCCCTACGGCGGCATCTTCCGCCCCGACAACTTCGTCTTCGGCCAGTCCGGCGCCGGCAACAACTGGGCCAAGGGACACTACACCGAGGGCGCCGAGCTCATCGACTCCGTCCTCGACGTTGTCCGCAAGGAGGCCGAGAACTGCGACTGCCTCCAAG GTTTCCAGGTGTGCCACTCGCTGGGCGGCGGCACGGGGTCCGGCATGGGCACGCTGCTCATCTCCAAGATCCGGGAGGAGTACCCGGACCGCATGATGCTCACCTTCTCCGTCTTCCCCTCGCCCAAGGTCTCCGACACCGTCGTCGAGCCCTACAACGCCACCCTCTCCGTCCACCAGCTCGTCGAGAACGCCGACGAGTGCATGGTGCTCGACAACGAGGCGCTCTACGACATCTGCTTCCGCACCCTCAAGCTCACAACACCGAGCT TCGGCGACCTGAACCACCTCATCTCGGCCACCATGAGCGGGGTCACCTGCTGCCTGCGCTTCCCGGGGCAGCTCAACTCGGACCTCCGCAAGCTGGCCGTGAACCTCATCCCGTTCCCGCGGCTGCACTTCTTCATGGTGGGCTTCGCGCCGCTGACCTCGCGCGGCAGCCAGCAGTACCGCGCGCTCACCGTGCCCGAGCTCACCCAGCAGATGTGGGACGCCAAGAACATGATGTGCGCGGCCGACCCGCGCCACGGCCGCTACCTCACCGCCTCGGCCATGTTCCGGGGCAAGATGAGCACCAAGGAGGTGGACGAGCAGATGCTGAACGTGCAGAACAAGAACTCGAGCTACTTCGTGGAGTGGATCCCCAACAACGTCAAGTCGACGGTGTGCGACATCCCGCCGACGGGCCTCAAGATGGCCTCCACATTCATCGGCAACTCGACGTCCATCCAGGAGATGTTCCGGCGCGTGAGCGAGCAGTTCACGGCCATGTTCCGGCGCAAGGCCTTCCTGCACTGGTACACGGGCGAGGGCATGGACGAGATGGAGTTCACCGAGGCCGAGAGCAACATGAACGACCTGGTGTCCGAGTACCAGCAGTACCAGGACGCCACCGCCGACGAGGAGGGCGagtacgaggacgaggaggacgacgccgaCCTCCAGGACTAG